Proteins encoded in a region of the Marinobacter arenosus genome:
- a CDS encoding universal stress protein codes for MTNGATDIPAGPQGSLRGGGRILVLLDGSPMSYAALGAAADLAARTGADVLGVFVEEINLLRSAGYSFSREVGSVSGISRAFDAVGIERRLQRLADQARQALARAVTGRDGRHGLTVARGSVVDEVLALAGPDDLLVLGRVGWSSTPGARLGSTARSLIQRSPGRVMLWCEQPATAPGRIVVFLNDHDQANQRAVDAAAEASARYHQPVTALLCPGATVAPEQLDDIRQALSVLGAGVRLQVLPATDPATIAQAVRREHASHLVVSRECGLFQKPGAGPLLIALNLPVTITP; via the coding sequence GTGACAAACGGGGCAACTGACATCCCCGCCGGGCCGCAGGGTTCGCTGCGCGGAGGCGGGCGGATTCTGGTGTTGCTGGATGGTTCCCCCATGAGTTATGCGGCGCTGGGCGCGGCCGCCGATTTGGCCGCGCGCACGGGGGCGGATGTGCTGGGGGTCTTCGTCGAGGAGATCAACCTGCTGCGAAGCGCCGGTTACAGCTTTTCCCGTGAAGTGGGTTCCGTGTCCGGAATCAGTCGTGCATTCGACGCCGTCGGGATCGAGCGTCGACTTCAACGCCTGGCTGACCAGGCACGCCAGGCCCTGGCGCGGGCCGTTACCGGGCGCGACGGCCGACATGGACTGACCGTCGCCCGAGGGAGCGTGGTGGACGAAGTCCTGGCGCTGGCGGGGCCTGACGATCTGCTGGTTTTGGGGCGCGTCGGCTGGTCCTCGACACCGGGCGCCCGGCTGGGCTCGACAGCCCGTAGCCTGATTCAACGATCCCCCGGCCGGGTGATGTTATGGTGTGAACAGCCGGCGACGGCTCCGGGCCGGATCGTGGTGTTTCTCAACGACCATGATCAGGCCAATCAGCGGGCGGTGGATGCGGCCGCAGAGGCGTCGGCGCGATACCACCAGCCGGTTACCGCCCTGTTGTGCCCGGGGGCCACGGTGGCCCCCGAACAGCTGGATGACATCAGGCAGGCTCTCAGTGTTCTGGGCGCTGGTGTCCGATTGCAGGTGTTACCGGCCACAGACCCGGCGACCATCGCGCAGGCGGTGCGCCGGGAGCATGCGTCTCACCTGGTTGTCAGCCGCGAGTGTGGGCTGTTTCAAAAGCCGGGAGCGGGTCCGCTCCTGATCGCGCTCAATCTTCCGGTAACGATTACGCCTTGA